The DNA window TCACGATCTTCCGAGGGCCCGACTTCGCCCACAGCAACTACTGCTTCCCCTCTGGCCACGCTGCCGCTGCGTTCGCCCTGGCCGGCGTGCTGAGCGCCTGGTACCCGCGCTGGCGTTGGGCGTTCATTGCGGTCGCGATCTGCGTCTGCCTGGCCCGCCTGCAACTGCAGCGCCACTTCCCGAGCGACCTGCTCTTCGGCGCGTGGGTGGGCTGGGTTCTGGCTGGAGGCATCCTGACCTGCCAGCGACGATGGACGCACCGGCAACGCAGAGCGCGCACAGGCCCCGGCGACGAGCGCGCAGCGACCCAGGCCTAGCGGTTCTCGTCGTTGAGCTTCAGATTGGCGAACGCCCGGCCGAGCGCCGTCTGCGGGATGGGCTCGGGCTTCGGCTGGCGCGGCTTCTCCTGGCGCTTCTGCTGCGGCTTGCCCTGCGGGTGCCTGCGGTCGCCCTCGGCCCGGGGCTGACGCCGGGCCTGTCCGGGGTGGCTCCGCAGCGACAGCGCAATGCGTTGGCGCGCCAGATCCACCTCGAGCACCGTTACCTGCACCTGCTGGGCGACCTTCACGGCCGTGGCGGGGTCGGACACGAAGTGATCCGCCAACTCGCTCACGTGCACCAGCCCGTCCTGGTGGACGCCGACATCCACAAACGCCCCGAACTTCGTGATGTTGGTGACGATCCCCGGCAGCTTCATGCCCGGCTGCAGGTCTTCCAGCTTCTCGACGCCCTCGGCGAAAGCGAACGCCTCGAACTGCTCGCGCGGGTCGCGGCCGGGCTTGGCCAGCTCCGCCATGATGTCGGTCAGCGTCGGCAGCCCCACGGTGTCCGTCACGTACCGCTCCAGCTTGATCTTCCGTCGCAGGCCCTCGTCCCGCATGAGGTCCTCGATCCCCACCCCGAGGTCACCGGCCATCTGCGCCACGACCGAGTAGCTCTCGGGATGGACCGCGCTGGCGTCGAGCGGGTGCGCGCCGCCGCGCACGCGCAGGAAGCCCGCCGCCTGCTCAAACGCCTTCGGCCCCAGCCGCGGGACCTTCGTGAGGTCCTGGCGCGAGGCGAACGGGCCGGCCTCATCGCGGAACTTCACCACGTTCTCCGCCAGCTTCGGCCCCAGGCCGGAGACGTACGCCAGCAGCTCCCGACTCGCCGTGTTCAGTTCCACCCCGACCGCGTTCACGCAGCTTAGCACCACGTCATCCAGCCCACGCTTCAGGTCGCCCTGGTCCACGTCATGCTGGTACTGGCCCACGCCGATGGACTTGGGGTCAATCTTCACGAGTTCAGCCAGGGGGTCTTGCAGGCGGCGGCCGATGGATACCGCGCCCCGGACCGTGACGTCGTGGTCCGGGAACTCCGCTCGCGCCACTTCGGACGCCGAGTAGACCGAGGCGCCGCTCTCGTTGACCACCACGATCTGCACGCCGGGCAGCGCCAGCCCCCGGGCGAAGGACTCAGTCTCGCGGCTGGCAGTGCCGTTGCCGATGGCGATGGCTTCGATGTGGAACTTCTGCACCAGCTCGCGCACGCGGTCAGCCGCCTGTGTGGCCATCCGCTCTGACTGAGTCGGGTAGATCGTCTCGTTGTGCAGGAGCTTGCCGGAGGCATCGAGACAGACGAGCTTGGCGCCCGTGCGGAACCCGGGGTCGAGGCCCAGCACACTGTGCTGCCCCAGCGGCGCCGCCAGCAGCAGTTGGCGCAGGTTAGCCGTGAAGACGCGAATGGACTCCTCGTCCGCCCGGTGCTTCAGCTCCTGGCGCAGCTCGGTCTCCATGGAGTGCGACAGCAGGCGCCGGTAGCCGTCCGCGGCGGCCTCGGCGACCTGCGCGGCGGCGGCGTTGTCGGCCTGCACGAAGAGCCCGTGCAGCAGGGCCTGGGCCTCTTCCTCTGGCGGCCGGAGCTTCAGCAGCAGGAAGCCCTCGCGCTCGCCCCTGAACATGGCCAGGAGACGATGGGACGGCGCCTCCGTCACGGGCTCCGACCAGTCGAAGTAGTCGCGGTACTTGGCGGCGTCCTCCTCGCGGGTGAGCACCACCTCGGACTTGATGCTCGCCCGCCGCGCAAACAGCGAGCGCATCTGCTCGCGGGCGCGGGCGTCCTCGTTGACCCACTCGGCAATGATGTCGCGCGCCCCGGCGAGGGCCTCCTCGACGGAGTTCACGTCCTTCTCAGCGTCCACGAAGCCTTCGGCCGCGGCCTGGGGGTCGGTGTCGGCAGCCTGGGCGAAGAGGAGCTCGGCCAGGGGCTCCAGACCCTTCTCGCGGGCAATGGTCCCGCGCGTGCGCCGCTTGGGGCGGTACGGCAGGTAGATGTCCTCCAGCCGGGCCATCGTCTCGGCGCCGGCGATCTGCGCCTGTAGCTCGTCGGTCAGCAGGTTGCGTTCGGTCAGCGACTGCAGGATCGCGCCCCGGCGGGCGTCGAGTTCGGCCAACTGGCCCAGGCGGTCGCGGATGGCGGTGATCGCCACCTCGTCGAGGCCGCCGGTGGCTTCCTTGCGGTAGCGGGAGATGAACGGGACGGTACCGCCGTCGGCGAGCAGCTCGGCGGTGGCGGAGACCTGTTGCGGCTGAAGCGTCAGTTCGCGGCTGATCTGAGAAACGTGGACTTCATTCATAGCGACGATGGACCTCGGGAGAGACGGGGGTGACGCGCGGGGCGCGGAGTACCCATTGTACACGGCGCGGCCGGATTGGGGAATGGGGTGCCGACCAATGGCTGCGGCGTCGGGGAGGGAGTGCCGTTGGAGCGCGGCTCTCCAGAGCCGCAGCCGTTGCGGTGACCCAGTGCGGCTCTGGAGAGCCGCGCTCCAACGGCGACCCTGGCAGGGACGGCGCCCATCGTCGGCGAAAAGGCCTCCACCACCCCGCGGAGCCCTGCACATGAACTCGCCCGAACGCGTCTTCACCACCCTGGAGGGCAGGCAGGCCGACCGTGTGCCTCTCATGGAGCTGACGATTGACCCGGCCATCGTCCAGCAGATCCTGCCCGGCGGCGACCTCTTCGACCTCATCGAGCACCTCGACCTCGACGTCGTGCCCATCGGCATCATGCTCGACCGGCGGCCGGTCGAGTGGGTGGACCGCGGCCAGCGCATCTTCCGCGACAAGTGGGGCGCGCTGCAGCGCCTGACCACCGAAGTCATGCCCATCCCCTGGGAGCCCGCCCGCATCGAGACCGAGGCCGACCTGGACAGCTACGCCGGCCCCGACGGCAATGACGGGTACTTCCTGGAGATGACCCGCAAGTGTGTCGCGCGCTTCAAGGACAAGAAGGCCATCTGCTTTGTCGGTGAGGAGGTCTTCGCGGTCCAGCAGTACCTCCGCGGCGGCATGGAGAACCTGATGGTGGACTACGCCACGCGCCCGGCGTTCGTCAAGCGCCTGGCGAAGGTGGGCGTCGAGTACTACGTGGAGCTGTACCGGCGGGTCATCGCCGAGGGTGTGGACATCATCCTACTGGGCGACGACTACGCCTGGAAGATGGGCCCCTTCATGTCCCCGCGCCACTTCGAGGAGATCATCCTCCCCGGCTTCAGGACGGTCGTGCAGGAGATTCGCCGGGCAGGGGCCTACTGCATCAAGCACACGGACGGCGACATCTGGAAGATCATGGACATGATGGCCGGGACGGGCCTGCACGCTTTCGGCCCCCTGGAGCCGCTCCCGAGCATGGACCTGGCGGCAGTCAAGGCGCACTTCGGCGGCAAGATCGCGGTCGTCGGCAACATTGACGTGGACCTCCTCTGCCGCGGCACGACGCACGAGGTCATCGCCGCGACGAAGCACTTGCTCAACACCGCGAGTGTCGGCGGCGGGCACATCATGTCGAGCGGCAACAGCATCATCTCGGCGGTGAAGCCGGAGAACTACCTGGCGCTGGTGGAGACGACGAAGAAGTTCGGGGCCTATAGTTGAGAGTGTCGAGCTGAAGGGGGTCTGGCGATGGAAGTGACGCTGACGTGGGATGAGGAGAAGCTGGGGAAGCTGGTGGAAGAGACGCGGGCGGCGCGGCGGCGGGTACGGAACGTGGGGTGGGCGATGATGGTGGTGGGGCTTCTGTTGGCGGTCCCGATAGGACGCGCCCTGGACAGCCAGCCCCCGGCCAACACGACGCCTACCGCGCCGGCACCCGTCGCTGCTCCGAGCGTTGCCCGGCCCTATGCCGCGCCGCTGCCGCCGCCGCATCCCCAGCACGCCAACAGGAGCGGCGCGATCTTCATGCCGTTGTTCTGGCTGGGTGTGGGTCTGCTGTGCTGGCCCGCGCTGCGGCCGGTGGCGTGGGTGGTGCTGCTGCTTGGGAGCTTGCTCGGCCTGCTCGGTCTGGCCATGCTGGTAATCGTGATTCTGAAGCTGGACCCATCAGTCACGCCGGAGGGGATACCACTCTGCACACTGCTCGTGCTGCTGGGGGCGGTGCAGCTCTACTGCTCCCTCATCCTGCATCGCGGCAGCAGCATCTTCGCGTGCGACTACGTTCGCGGCGAGGTGTCCGATTGGAGCGTGGTGTTGGGGCTGCTGTCAGCGGAGGGCCCAGGCTACCAGCGCCTGCGCGAGCAGGTGGGACTGAGCTAGGCCGCGCCGCCCCTGTCGCCTGTCACCTGCAACTCGCCACAAGGAACCAACCATGCCCAGACTCGCCGTTGCGCAGACTGCCCTCACCCCCGGCGACCCGCCGGCCAACCTCGACCAGGCCCTCGCCCTGATCCACCGGGCCGCCGGGGCCGGGGCGGAACTGGTCTGCCTGCCCGAGTGCCTCAACACCGGCCTACCCGGCGACCGCCTGCCTGAGCTAGCCGAGACCGTCCCCGGCCCCTTCACCGAGGCCTTGGCCGGGGCCGCGCAGCAGGGCGGGCTCTGGGTCGTCTCCGGCATGGCAGAGCGCAGGGGCGACCGGCTCCACAACGCCGCCGTCATCATCGGCCCGGACGGGACGCTCCGCGCCGTCTACCGCAAGTGCTACCTGTACCTGGGCGAGGCCGAGGCCTTCACGCCCGGCACGCAGGCTTGCGTCATGGACATGGGCTTCGCGACCGCCGGCGTGGCGGTCTGCTATGACTACGTCTTCCCCGAGTACATCCGCAGGCTCCGGCTGGCGGGGGCGCAGTTACTGCTCCACCCGACCGCCTGGGTGGACACCGAGGCCTGTCGCCGCTGGCGTTATCCCGCTACTGAGGCCTACCGGGCGCAGTGCCGGGTGCGCGCTCTGGAGAACGGGCTGTACGTGGCCTCAGCGAACCACTGGGGGCCGTATGACGCCAGCGGCGCCTTGCAGTGCGTGGGACATTCGAGTATCATCGCTCCCTGGGGGGAGGTCCTGGCGGAGGTCGCCGAGGGCGCGGGAGTGGCTGTAGCGGACGTGGACTTCGCCCGGGCAGCGGAGTGGGCCGCGACGGCGGCGCCCTATGTGCGTGACTTCCAGCAGGTGCCGTGTCCGGGGCTTGAAGGAGACGAGCCGTGATGCAGTACACCGTCGTCATCTACCGCGAACCGGATGGGTCGTACTCGGTGATGGTCCCGGCGCTGAAGGGCTGTCACACATGCGGCGAGACGCTGCCCGAGGCTATTCAGATGGCAGAAGAGGCCATCAGCGGCTACACGGAGTGCCTACGGGCGCGGGGCTTGCCGGTTCCCCGGAACACCGCCAGTGTCCGCGTTGATACGCGTCTGTCCCCGGAAGCGATGGTATACCTGCTGGACGTAGGGGAGCCTGTCCCGGTTGCCTAAGCTGCCAGCCGTGAGTGGGGACGACGTGGTGCGGGGGCTCGGCAAGGCCGGCTTCGCGCTCGATCGCTGGCGAGGCAGCCATGCCATCATGCACCACCCGGGCAAGAGTCTCACCGTCGTGGTGCCGTGCCACAAGAAGGACCTGCAGCCAGGAATACTGCACCAGATCATCAAGGGTGCCGGTCTGACCGCAGAGCAGTTCAGGCGTCTGCTCAGTTGACCGGCCGACCCGACGGCTTGCGGCTCTCGCGAGCCGCGCTCCCATCACACTGCGAGGCCAGCCACCCATGCGCACGCTTCCCATGACCCAGATCGGCGCCTACTCCGTGTCGCGCCTGCTGTGCGGCACGAACTCGTTCTTCGGGCACTCCCACTTCTCCGCCGCGCGCAGCACCTGGCTGCGCAAGTACTTCACTCTTGACCGCATCGTCGAGGTGATGTGCGCGGCCGCCGAAGAGGGCGTCAACGGCACCATCAGCGCCGACGTGCCCGAGATGGCGGAGGCCATCGCGCGCGTCAAGCAGCTCACCGGCGTCGAGTACGTCTGGATGGCCACGCCCGGCGGGGCGAACCTGGAGGAGCTGAAGGCCGGCATCCAGCGCTGCGCCGACATGAAGGCCCAGTTCTGCTTCCCCCACGTCAGCTACACCGACAACCATCTGAACGTCGCCCGCAGGGAGATAGACGGCGCCGAGGAGATCATCGCCATGACCCGCGAGCTGGGCATGGGCACCGGCTGGTCCACCCACCGGCCCGAGACCATCGTCACCAGCGACGCCGCGGGCTACGATGCCGACACGTACGTGCAGCCCTTCAACTCCATCGGCTTCCTGTGCAGCGTCGAGACCGACTGGGTCGCCAGCGTCATCCGCAATGCGCACAAGCCGGTGGTCTGCATCAAGCCCCTGGGCGCCGGCCGCATCATGCCCCCGACAGGCCTCCCCTTCGTCTACGGCAACTGCAAGCCCAATGACACCGTCGCCATCGGCGTGCTGTCCGTAGAGGAACTCCAGGAGGACATCAAGATCGTCCGCAACGTCCTCGAACACGCGGACGAGCAGATCGCCTTGCAGGAGACGCGCAGCAAGGCAGGGCTGAGGGTCAAGTAGTCGGCAGTTCGGAGTTGGTGGTTCGGAGTTAGGAGTTCGGAGTTGGTAGCGCAGCGCCTGCCCGGAGGCGCTGCCGCGTGTCACCGCGTAACACCCAGAACACATCTACAGAGTAGTCTGCCCCCTGCTGACGCTTCGTCGCCGGCGTGCTGCCGGCGCGTGGCGCAGCTTGCCTACGTCTGGAGGACGTCGCCTATGAAGCGCCGTGGTTTTACGCTCATCGAGTTGCTGGTCGTCATCGCGATCATCGCGATCCTGGCCGCCATCCTGTTCCCCGTCTTCGCCAAAGCCCGGGAGAAAGCCCGGCAGGCATCGTGTCTGAGCAACTGCCGTCAGTTGGGCACCGCGCTGATGCAGTATCTGCAGGACTATGACGAGACCTTGCCGTTCGCCTCCTTCGAGTCGCCCGACCCTGTTCGCTACGGCATGCAGAAGCTCAGCCCATACATCAAGAACGAGCAGATCTGGGCCTGCCCGTCCGCTCCGAGCGTCGTGTCGTACTACTTCGCCGATGGCTCCCTGCCCGGCCGGACCATCCCCCACGGCTGGGGCTTTGACCAGATCCACTACCCCTACCGTATCATCTACGACACCCCGATGACCATCGGCGACATCAAGCAGCCGGCCAACTCGGGCGTGCTGTTCGAGAAGACCAACGCCATCACCACCATGCCCTACGTCTACTGCGCCGTCTGCTATTCCACGGCGGCCGCCTACACCTCACAGGTGGCCGACCGGCACAACAACGGCTTGAACGTCGGCTTCTACGACGGGCACGCCAAGTGGCTGTCCAAGACGACGGTCCTCAGCGGCGCCGATGCTCGGCGTCTGTGGCTGCACGACAACAGCTAGGCGTCGTTTGCCCTCGCCACGAACACAGGGGCCTCCCATATTGGGAGGCCCCTGCCATACTGGCCTTCGGACGTCGCCTCAGTCGGTGTGGAACACTGCCTCCATCTCCGCCCACCACTCGCCCTCCGCCCGGGTCGGCAGCGGCTCCTGGCACGGCCTGCATGCCGCCCACCACCGCTGTGTCTCGGGGTCGGCGGCCATCCTCGCCATGTCGGCCTCGTAGTCGTCGCCGACGTACTCGAATGTGCTGAACAGCAGCCCGTCGTGGTAGTAGATGGTGTAGTTGCGGATGTTGCACTCGCCGATCATCCGCAGTACCCCCGGCCACACGGCGGCGTGTAGCCGCCTGTACTCCTCCAGCTTCTCAGGCCTCACGCGGATGACGGAACCGTGGCGGGTCATGGCGCCTCCCTGCGGGGGCATTGTAGGGCGGGGGCTTGTACCCCGCCCCGCGCGGCACAGAGCGAACGGTTGGGCGGGGTACAAGCCCCCGCCCTACAGCACCTCTCAGGCCCCGACCTTCCTCAACGTCTCAATCGCCAACTGGTAGCTCTCGGGCGCGACGGAGCTGCTTACCGAATGGTCGGACTGGAAGACCCACCCGCCGCCCCGGCCGGCCTGGGCCTTGTATGTCACCTCACGCCGTATCTCGTCCGGGTCGCCGCGTTCCAGCACGCGCACGTCAATGTTCCCGACCCACGCCAGGCGCTCGCCGAAGTCGCGCTTCAGCTCGACAACGTCCAGCCCGGCCTTTGCCTCCAACGGATTGTAGGCGTCCAGGCCCAGCTCGATGAGGTCCTCGAAGATCGCCGTGGCGCACCCGCAGCCGTGATAGACGGTCATCAGGTTGTGCTCGCGGCACACCTCGATGAGCGCCTTCACGTGGGGCTTGAACATGTCGCGCCACAGTGCGGGTGAGAAGAGCATTCCCCTCACGTAGGCCACGTCGCCATAGATGTACATCCCTGCCAGGCGCCCCGCCCCGGCTGCGATCTGCGCCCGCAGGGCCCCGACCATCCACGCGCCGATGCGGTCCACGAAGGCCCCGAGCTGCTCTGGGTACAGGCCCATCCACAGCAGCGCGTTCTCGCTGCCGATGATCCGCCACAGGTACTCATACGGCTCGCATACGCCGCCGAAGAGCGCAAAGTCGCCCTCGTAGGGCTTCACGCGGTCGTCCCACGAGGGGATGTTCCGTGACAGCGCGTCCCCGACGCAGTTGAGCTGGTCATCGCCGCCGCTGAAGAAGCGACGGGGATCATCCGGGGCGTCGAAGGCGAAGTCGGCCATCTCTTCAGGGCGGCTGACCGAGAAGCTCTCGAAGTGCGGCATGGGCTTGTCGCCGGAGCGGCGGATAGTGGCCCCGAAGCCCGTGCGCACCACGATGTCCTCACCCACCTCGCAGAGCACTTCGAACTCCTGGACACGCGGGTCGAGGTTGGGCATGATGGTCACGTAGTCCAGGTCGAAGGCGCGGTAGGGGTCGAAGTCCTCGCCCCACTGGGCCCGGCAGCGCTTCAGGAAGCCGGTCCAGAAGGCCTCCCCGGCGGGGATGCGGTCAGGCTGCCGGTGTGCAAGGGCATCGCGAAGGCGCTGGGTCTTGGCGGCGGCCTGGTTCATGTACTTGCTCCCCGTCAGTGCAGGCGTATGTCGTCTCCTGGCGCAAAGGCATGGGGCACCCATGCCCCACGCCCGTCGCAGTACGTGGTGTTGTAGCCCCCCTGGTGCGGTCCTCTTGGCGATCCCGTGAGGAAGCCGTTCTCGAACTCCATGACGGTCTTGTCCGGGTCTTCCAGCTTCTCGGCCACGACCCCATAGACTTGCAGGTTGAAGTCATAGCTGTAGATGCTGCCGGTTGAGGGGCAGACGAAGACCTGGCCATTCCGATAGCGTATCTGGCGGTGCCAGTCGTCAGGCGGAAAGCACTTCGCGAGGTCCGGCGGACCGGTGCTCACAAGCCCCGCCGCGAGGTCCGGGTGGAACGCGACCGCCGGCCTTGGTGGCAACCGCTCGTCCGAGTCCGTAGCGTACTGCAACGTGCAGAAGGCGAGGCTCTTCATGTTGGAGAGACAGCTTGTCTGCCGGTTCTTCTCGCGGGATGGCGCCAGCAGCGGACCGACCAGTGCCAGAGTCGCGAGTGCCAGAAGCAGGCATCCGCCGCAGGCGAATGGCCAGGGCAGGTGTGAACCAGACCCAGCTCGGCCTGCTCGCGCCGGATCGGTGTCAGATGACATCCGCCCTCAACCCCATCACCTGCGCGCACTTGCCGACTCGGCTCATCTGGTCACCCGGTGAGAGCGCCACGTGGTGCGAGCCGCCCAGCTCCAGGTAGCGGCTCAGGAACGGCTTGAGGCCCGCCGCCGGCGCGAAGCGGAAGTGCGGTGTGGCCTGGCCGGGGACAAGGAAGTCCCGTGCCTCGCCGAGCGTGGCGATCAGGTGGCACGCCCCGCCCGCGCCTACAGTCAGATTGACCAACGTCATCGGCCCGGGTTCCATCGTGAAGGCCAACGAGGCCGAGACGCCGCCGCTGCCTACCCACCCGTCGCGGCGGACCATCTGAATCTGCTGGCCCTGCTTGGCCATGCGCGGGTTGCCCTCGGCGAAGTGCGACATGAAGACCGTGCCGCCGCCGAAGTCCATCGTGAACATCTCGCTGAAGGTCGCCAGCCCGGTGAGGTGGTGCATCATCAGCACCGCGGCGGAGGACGTGACATCGCCCTCACCGCCGAAACCGAGGCCCTCGGCCATCAGGCGCGCCGCGGCGGCGAAGGGCAGGGCCTTGAAGCGCGGATCGTGCCCGAGGGCCTCGTAGTGGATGGAGATGCCGTCCAGGCCCAGGCGCCGCACCGCTTCCCGCACGGCCACCTCGGCGCGCGCCGACGCCGTCAGCTCGGCTTCGGCCAGGTCGGCCGCGAGGTCGTATTGGGCGCGGTAGTCGGCCACGGTCGCCTGCACGGCCGCTTCGTCGGCGTTGTCCTGCAACTCGGCCAGCAGCCCCAGCGACACCTGTTGCACGTGCGGCCCGACCTCGGCCAGGAAGCGCGTCTCATCGAGGCCGAAGTCGCCCATGTCCTGGAAGGGGCTGCCGATACGCCCGATGTCCGCCCCGCGCAGGCGTCGCGCGGTCGCGGCGGCGATGGCCCAGTCCTCCAGTTCGGCCAGAGCTGCCGCATCCTCCCACAAACCCGTCACCACCCCGAAGGGCTTGCCCATGCGCACGAGCGTGTTCGCCAGGTCCTGCTGGCCGTGCATCCCATGGTTGAGCAGCATGTCGTCGGGGGCGAAGCCCTCGGTGATAGCGGGCAACTGCTGGGTGTTGAAGAGCACGAGCGGCACGTCGGCCCGCAGCAGCCCCGGCAGAGAGATGAGGCTGGGCGAGTACGAGAGGTGAACGATGACGATGAGGTCCACGTCGGCAGCGCGGAAGTCAGCCAGGCGCTGCTCGACTTCCTCACGCGTGACGGCAATGCCCCCGTACGTCACGTCAGCGAAGCTGCCGAGCTTGCCGGCCACCTTGGCGGCGAAGGGCTCCTCGCGTGGCTTCAGATCAGGCACGGCGCGGTCATACAGCTCCAGCATGAGGCCCAGGAGGCCGAGGCGCGGCTTGTCTGGCATGTCAATCATCTCCGGAGGAGGGCTGGCGCAGTGTTCGCCATCGCGCGCCGTCTTCCCTTGCGAGCCGCCGGAGGTCGCACCGGGGCCCCCAGCGAAGGGGCGTCCCGCCGCCTGTTGGCGGCAGAAAGGTCGTGAGCTTCACCATGCGGTTCGGGTTGATCGGCCTGGGGGCGGCGGGACGGAGCCATCTGGCGGTCCTGGCGAGGATGCCGGAGATCGAGGTCGTCGGCATCGCCGACTTGCAGGAGCAGTATGTGCGGGAGATGCAGGAGCAGTACGGCATCGCCCGCGGCGTCACGGACCCGGCGGAGCTGATCGAGGACCCGGACATCGAGGTCATCGCCATCGCGGCCGGCGACCGGGCACACTACCCCCTGGTGATGGCCTGCGCTGCGGCCGGCAAGCACGTCGTCTGCGAAAAGCCCATCGCCACCGACCTCGGCCATGCCCGCGAGATGGTGGCGGCCATGGAGGCAGCGGGCAAGCTCTTGTGCATCAGCTTCAACAACCGCACCGATAGCGTCACCCGCCGCGTGCGCGAGGTAGCGCAGTCGGGCGTGGTCGGCAACATCCGCATGGTGCGCCTCATCGGGCTCATGGCGGCGCCCGACAACCGCCTGTTGCGGGATCGCATGGGCGAGCAGGCCGCCTATCAGCGCCTGCTGAACATCTGCGAAGACGGCAAGAACGCGATGTTCGACTGCGGCGTCCACAGCTTCGACTTCGCGCGGTTTCTCACGGGCAGCGACTTTGCCCGCATCGAGGCGATGGGCTACAACCTGCGCGGCCTGACCTACCCCGACCACGGCGTCGCCCTGTGCGTGATGGCCAACGGCATCTTCGTGCTGATCGAGAAGGGCTTCGACTATGCCTTCGAGGCCAGGGACTACAAGGAGTACGTGCGGTACGAGGTGCTGGGCGACGCCGGGAGCCTGGCATGGGACCTGGACACGCAGACGCTGAGGGTGTACGGCCGCGACGAGACCCTACAGGAGCCGCTCGGGCACGGCGGCAAGGGGGATGTGCGGGAGCTGATCTACCGCGACTTCGTCCACAGCGTGCAGCAGGGGGCCCTGCAGCCCTGGCTGGCGTCCGGCATGGACGGCCTGAAGGCCACGGAGGCGGCGCTGACGGCAGTAGAGAGCATGATGGCCAGGGGGGTGGCGACGCGGGACGTGGGCCCCGTGCGGAACTGGTTCGAGCAGATATAGACACATCGGACCGCCCTGCAAGCAACCGGGCCCGGCACCACTGCCGGGCCCGGATCCGGTTCGCGTTGGCACTGCCCGCAGTCTAGCCCGTCTCCGCC is part of the bacterium genome and encodes:
- a CDS encoding phosphatase PAP2 family protein, whose amino-acid sequence is MWLALVPVVMLVDRPLYEAYGRWVGGLISLDWAAQFFTNAVAVQWIGLGAIVLVIADRRLRWWFMGEVTAVMIAQAGVVEVVKRLFGRLRPEKAAHLTIFRGPDFAHSNYCFPSGHAAAAFALAGVLSAWYPRWRWAFIAVAICVCLARLQLQRHFPSDLLFGAWVGWVLAGGILTCQRRWTHRQRRARTGPGDERAATQA
- a CDS encoding RNA-binding transcriptional accessory protein; the protein is MNEVHVSQISRELTLQPQQVSATAELLADGGTVPFISRYRKEATGGLDEVAITAIRDRLGQLAELDARRGAILQSLTERNLLTDELQAQIAGAETMARLEDIYLPYRPKRRTRGTIAREKGLEPLAELLFAQAADTDPQAAAEGFVDAEKDVNSVEEALAGARDIIAEWVNEDARAREQMRSLFARRASIKSEVVLTREEDAAKYRDYFDWSEPVTEAPSHRLLAMFRGEREGFLLLKLRPPEEEAQALLHGLFVQADNAAAAQVAEAAADGYRRLLSHSMETELRQELKHRADEESIRVFTANLRQLLLAAPLGQHSVLGLDPGFRTGAKLVCLDASGKLLHNETIYPTQSERMATQAADRVRELVQKFHIEAIAIGNGTASRETESFARGLALPGVQIVVVNESGASVYSASEVARAEFPDHDVTVRGAVSIGRRLQDPLAELVKIDPKSIGVGQYQHDVDQGDLKRGLDDVVLSCVNAVGVELNTASRELLAYVSGLGPKLAENVVKFRDEAGPFASRQDLTKVPRLGPKAFEQAAGFLRVRGGAHPLDASAVHPESYSVVAQMAGDLGVGIEDLMRDEGLRRKIKLERYVTDTVGLPTLTDIMAELAKPGRDPREQFEAFAFAEGVEKLEDLQPGMKLPGIVTNITKFGAFVDVGVHQDGLVHVSELADHFVSDPATAVKVAQQVQVTVLEVDLARQRIALSLRSHPGQARRQPRAEGDRRHPQGKPQQKRQEKPRQPKPEPIPQTALGRAFANLKLNDENR
- a CDS encoding uroporphyrinogen decarboxylase family protein, which gives rise to MNSPERVFTTLEGRQADRVPLMELTIDPAIVQQILPGGDLFDLIEHLDLDVVPIGIMLDRRPVEWVDRGQRIFRDKWGALQRLTTEVMPIPWEPARIETEADLDSYAGPDGNDGYFLEMTRKCVARFKDKKAICFVGEEVFAVQQYLRGGMENLMVDYATRPAFVKRLAKVGVEYYVELYRRVIAEGVDIILLGDDYAWKMGPFMSPRHFEEIILPGFRTVVQEIRRAGAYCIKHTDGDIWKIMDMMAGTGLHAFGPLEPLPSMDLAAVKAHFGGKIAVVGNIDVDLLCRGTTHEVIAATKHLLNTASVGGGHIMSSGNSIISAVKPENYLALVETTKKFGAYS
- a CDS encoding carbon-nitrogen hydrolase family protein, which produces MPRLAVAQTALTPGDPPANLDQALALIHRAAGAGAELVCLPECLNTGLPGDRLPELAETVPGPFTEALAGAAQQGGLWVVSGMAERRGDRLHNAAVIIGPDGTLRAVYRKCYLYLGEAEAFTPGTQACVMDMGFATAGVAVCYDYVFPEYIRRLRLAGAQLLLHPTAWVDTEACRRWRYPATEAYRAQCRVRALENGLYVASANHWGPYDASGALQCVGHSSIIAPWGEVLAEVAEGAGVAVADVDFARAAEWAATAAPYVRDFQQVPCPGLEGDEP
- a CDS encoding type II toxin-antitoxin system HicB family antitoxin; the protein is MQYTVVIYREPDGSYSVMVPALKGCHTCGETLPEAIQMAEEAISGYTECLRARGLPVPRNTASVRVDTRLSPEAMVYLLDVGEPVPVA
- a CDS encoding type II toxin-antitoxin system HicA family toxin, translating into MPKLPAVSGDDVVRGLGKAGFALDRWRGSHAIMHHPGKSLTVVVPCHKKDLQPGILHQIIKGAGLTAEQFRRLLS
- a CDS encoding prepilin-type N-terminal cleavage/methylation domain-containing protein, translated to MKRRGFTLIELLVVIAIIAILAAILFPVFAKAREKARQASCLSNCRQLGTALMQYLQDYDETLPFASFESPDPVRYGMQKLSPYIKNEQIWACPSAPSVVSYYFADGSLPGRTIPHGWGFDQIHYPYRIIYDTPMTIGDIKQPANSGVLFEKTNAITTMPYVYCAVCYSTAAAYTSQVADRHNNGLNVGFYDGHAKWLSKTTVLSGADARRLWLHDNS
- a CDS encoding L-rhamnose mutarotase — protein: MTRHGSVIRVRPEKLEEYRRLHAAVWPGVLRMIGECNIRNYTIYYHDGLLFSTFEYVGDDYEADMARMAADPETQRWWAACRPCQEPLPTRAEGEWWAEMEAVFHTD
- a CDS encoding uroporphyrinogen decarboxylase family protein, translating into MNQAAAKTQRLRDALAHRQPDRIPAGEAFWTGFLKRCRAQWGEDFDPYRAFDLDYVTIMPNLDPRVQEFEVLCEVGEDIVVRTGFGATIRRSGDKPMPHFESFSVSRPEEMADFAFDAPDDPRRFFSGGDDQLNCVGDALSRNIPSWDDRVKPYEGDFALFGGVCEPYEYLWRIIGSENALLWMGLYPEQLGAFVDRIGAWMVGALRAQIAAGAGRLAGMYIYGDVAYVRGMLFSPALWRDMFKPHVKALIEVCREHNLMTVYHGCGCATAIFEDLIELGLDAYNPLEAKAGLDVVELKRDFGERLAWVGNIDVRVLERGDPDEIRREVTYKAQAGRGGGWVFQSDHSVSSSVAPESYQLAIETLRKVGA